The Fervidibacillus albus genome contains a region encoding:
- a CDS encoding PadR family transcriptional regulator, whose protein sequence is MSFRSQILKGILDGVILAVIEMEPVYGYELSKKLQNAGLRDVSEGTIYPVLLRLQKKGFIRGEMRPSQSGPNRKYYFLTEEGTEELRTIVDEWEKIVEPVQKLFKRRDNK, encoded by the coding sequence ATGTCTTTTAGAAGTCAAATTTTAAAAGGAATTTTAGATGGGGTGATTCTTGCCGTCATCGAAATGGAACCGGTCTACGGTTATGAATTGTCGAAAAAACTTCAAAATGCGGGCTTGCGTGATGTGAGTGAAGGAACCATTTATCCGGTATTGTTAAGACTACAGAAAAAAGGGTTTATTCGGGGAGAAATGCGACCGTCACAATCGGGACCGAATCGAAAATATTATTTTTTAACGGAGGAAGGAACCGAAGAATTACGCACCATTGTGGATGAATGGGAAAAAATCGTCGAACCTGTGCAAAAATTGTTTAAACGGAGGGATAACAAATGA
- a CDS encoding response regulator transcription factor — MSILLVEDDLSIVTGLVYSLEQDGFSTITARDVQSAKKIIQERLDDLSLCLLDLSLPDGSGYDLCKLIKERKDVPIIFLTAMDDEINVVMGLDMGADDYITKPFRIRELQSRIRSVLRRYDKQMTQPKKRLQIGDITIHTFEGKVYKNGDEVFLSALEYRLLLVFANHIGQVLTRQQLLEQIWDIAGEYVNDNTLTVYIKRLREKLEDDPQHPKIIQTVRGFGYKAGD; from the coding sequence ATGAGCATTTTACTTGTGGAAGATGATTTGTCGATTGTTACTGGTTTAGTGTATTCCCTAGAACAGGACGGTTTTTCAACGATCACTGCCCGCGACGTTCAATCGGCAAAAAAAATCATTCAAGAACGACTCGATGATCTTTCTCTATGTTTGCTCGATTTATCACTGCCGGATGGAAGTGGCTATGATTTATGTAAATTAATTAAAGAACGGAAAGATGTCCCGATTATTTTTTTGACGGCGATGGATGATGAAATTAATGTCGTCATGGGATTGGATATGGGGGCGGATGATTATATTACGAAACCGTTCCGTATCCGGGAGCTTCAATCACGAATCCGATCCGTATTAAGACGATATGATAAACAAATGACTCAACCGAAAAAAAGACTGCAAATCGGCGACATTACCATCCATACCTTCGAAGGGAAAGTATATAAAAATGGCGACGAAGTGTTTTTATCCGCTTTGGAATATCGACTATTGCTCGTCTTTGCCAACCATATCGGACAAGTATTAACGAGGCAACAGTTATTAGAACAAATTTGGGACATTGCCGGCGAATACGTGAACGACAATACACTAACGGTTTATATTAAACGGCTTCGGGAAAAACTCGAAGACGATCCGCAACACCCGAAAATCATTCAAACCGTCCGTGGCTTCGGATATAAGGCAGGCGATTGA